A genomic region of Chryseobacterium sp. KACC 21268 contains the following coding sequences:
- a CDS encoding histidine kinase, producing the protein MIKIKNKNLEISLHLLIWLVLFFLPAAFTIGSDTDWNGIFKHFWLQLVFLAIILYVNNFVLVKWLFDGKKIWFYVSNAALLIFLIFIKSQIFEWLEPQKPRMFGRRPPDGIRYFFDFLIYLIPVAFSIAINASKRMKKAEEMKIEADNIKLQSELKHLKYQLQPHFFFNSLNNIYSLIDFDSEKAKQSVHSLSKLMRHLLYKTDVDKISLSEEIEFLNKYIDLMSVRLNDKTKVYTNFPTRIPNLEIAPLLFISIVENAFKHGVSATQHSDISFKMEIVEDEIHFTASNSNFPKTDTDKSGSGIGVENLQKRLNLLYPEKHEFHSCLNDGMYIAEVKLKTK; encoded by the coding sequence ATGATAAAAATCAAAAATAAAAACCTCGAAATCAGCCTTCATCTCTTGATTTGGCTGGTTTTGTTTTTTCTTCCTGCAGCATTCACCATTGGTTCGGACACGGACTGGAACGGGATTTTCAAACATTTTTGGTTGCAGTTGGTTTTTCTTGCTATCATATTGTATGTCAATAATTTTGTTCTCGTAAAATGGCTTTTTGATGGTAAGAAAATTTGGTTTTATGTCTCAAACGCCGCGCTTCTGATTTTTTTGATTTTCATTAAAAGTCAAATTTTCGAGTGGCTGGAACCACAAAAGCCTAGAATGTTCGGGAGACGGCCACCAGACGGAATACGCTATTTTTTTGACTTCCTGATTTATCTGATTCCTGTAGCATTTTCAATCGCAATTAACGCAAGTAAAAGAATGAAGAAAGCCGAAGAAATGAAAATCGAAGCCGATAACATCAAACTGCAATCCGAACTCAAACATCTGAAATACCAGTTGCAGCCGCACTTCTTCTTTAATTCTCTCAATAATATTTATTCCTTGATTGATTTTGATTCCGAGAAGGCGAAACAAAGCGTTCATAGCTTAAGCAAATTGATGCGTCATCTTTTGTACAAAACGGATGTCGATAAAATCAGCCTTTCCGAAGAAATCGAATTCCTGAATAAATATATCGATTTGATGTCCGTGCGATTGAATGATAAAACGAAGGTCTACACCAATTTTCCAACGCGCATTCCCAATTTGGAAATTGCGCCTTTACTTTTCATTTCGATTGTTGAAAACGCTTTCAAACACGGCGTTTCGGCTACGCAACATTCCGATATTAGTTTTAAAATGGAAATTGTTGAAGACGAAATTCACTTCACAGCGTCAAACTCCAATTTTCCAAAAACCGACACGGACAAAAGCGGTTCCGGAATTGGCGTAGAAAATCTGCAAAAAAGACTTAACTTGCTTTATCCCGAAAAACACGAGTTTCATTCTTGTTTGAATGACGGAATGTACATTGCGGAAGTGAAATTGAAAACGAAGTAA
- a CDS encoding LytTR family DNA-binding domain-containing protein — protein MKKITCLIADDEPMALSLIESYVLKTPFLELKAKCNSAIEAMQVLEEDKDIDVFFLDIQMPDLSGLEFSKLVPQNKKIIFTTAFDQYAIDGYKVNALDYLLKPFDYNEFLSAATKARNYFESQQPVSVSKPEKKQEFFFVKSEYKQIKINFSEILYIEGLKDYVKIYLKDNPKPILTLMSLKKLEEELPSDNFMRIHRSFIIGLDKIEAIERNHIVIGKEQIAIAPNYKDALMEYIGAKSL, from the coding sequence ATGAAAAAAATAACCTGCCTCATTGCCGACGACGAACCAATGGCTCTCAGTTTAATCGAAAGTTACGTTCTCAAAACTCCTTTTCTGGAACTGAAAGCCAAATGCAACAGCGCAATCGAAGCAATGCAGGTCTTGGAAGAAGATAAAGACATCGATGTATTTTTCCTCGATATTCAAATGCCGGATTTATCTGGTCTGGAATTTTCAAAACTTGTTCCGCAAAACAAAAAAATCATTTTCACAACCGCCTTTGACCAATATGCGATTGATGGTTATAAAGTCAACGCTTTGGATTATCTGTTGAAACCTTTTGATTACAATGAATTTTTGAGTGCAGCCACAAAAGCCCGGAATTATTTTGAATCACAACAACCAGTTTCAGTATCAAAGCCTGAAAAAAAGCAGGAATTTTTCTTCGTAAAATCAGAGTACAAGCAAATCAAAATCAACTTTTCCGAAATTCTCTACATCGAAGGTTTGAAAGATTATGTCAAAATTTATCTGAAAGACAATCCGAAACCAATTCTCACTTTGATGAGTCTGAAAAAGCTGGAAGAAGAATTGCCATCTGATAATTTTATGAGAATCCATCGGTCCTTTATCATTGGCCTGGATAAAATCGAAGCCATCGAAAGAAATCACATCGTCATAGGAAAAGAACAAATTGCCATTGCTCCAAATTACAAAGATGCGTTGATGGAATATATTGGCGCAAAGAGTTTGTAA
- a CDS encoding HD domain-containing protein encodes MIINLAQNKNLKLFKIISEVASRNGQTVYAVGGFVRDLIMKRKVPTDIDFVTESSGIELAESIAKEIDPKTKVAVFKTYGTAMFRYKDLELEFVGARKESYSEDSRKPSVEIGTIEDDQKRRDFTINAMAISLNKENFGELIDPFNGLQDLNKKILRTPLEPHQTYSDDPLRMMRAIRFATTLDFKIEENSLKAIKDEAERMKIVSMERIMVEFNKIMLSDRPSKGLKLLEETSLLKYILPELTALKGIEDIDGQTHKDNFYHTLAVVDNISESTDKLWLRWSALLHDIGKAPTKKFVEGIGWTFHGHEFLGSKMTKSIFKRLKLPLGQEQKYVEKLVRMHARPIALITDDASDSALRRLLFDSGEDLEDLFTLCKSDITTKNYSKQAKFKKNFEYVAQKIKEVEEKDQVRNFQPPISGEEIMELFGLNPGREIGILKEKVKEAILEGEIQNDKVEAREFVINEAEKLGLTLVK; translated from the coding sequence ATGATTATCAACTTAGCTCAAAATAAAAACCTCAAACTTTTCAAGATCATTTCTGAAGTCGCTTCCAGAAACGGACAAACCGTTTACGCTGTTGGCGGATTCGTTCGTGATTTGATAATGAAAAGAAAAGTGCCAACCGATATAGATTTCGTCACAGAATCCAGCGGAATCGAATTAGCGGAAAGCATCGCCAAAGAGATCGACCCAAAAACGAAAGTCGCGGTTTTCAAAACCTATGGAACAGCGATGTTCAGATACAAGGATTTGGAACTGGAATTTGTTGGCGCGCGAAAAGAAAGCTATAGCGAGGATTCGAGAAAACCATCCGTAGAAATTGGAACCATTGAGGATGACCAAAAACGTAGAGATTTTACCATCAATGCAATGGCGATTTCATTGAACAAAGAAAATTTTGGCGAACTCATCGACCCTTTTAACGGACTTCAGGATTTGAACAAAAAAATCCTGAGAACGCCACTAGAACCGCATCAAACCTATTCCGACGACCCACTCAGAATGATGCGGGCGATTCGCTTTGCGACAACTTTGGATTTCAAAATCGAAGAAAATTCTTTGAAAGCCATCAAAGATGAAGCAGAGAGAATGAAAATTGTCTCGATGGAAAGAATTATGGTGGAGTTCAACAAAATAATGCTTTCTGACAGACCTTCAAAAGGTTTGAAATTGTTGGAAGAAACTTCACTTTTAAAATATATTCTCCCAGAACTTACCGCACTAAAAGGCATCGAAGACATCGATGGACAAACGCACAAAGATAATTTCTATCACACTTTGGCAGTCGTAGATAATATTTCGGAAAGCACCGATAAACTTTGGCTTCGTTGGTCAGCGCTACTGCACGACATCGGAAAAGCACCGACGAAAAAGTTTGTAGAAGGAATCGGCTGGACTTTCCACGGTCACGAATTTCTAGGCTCGAAGATGACAAAATCAATCTTCAAACGGTTGAAACTTCCACTTGGACAAGAGCAAAAATATGTGGAAAAACTTGTGAGAATGCACGCCAGACCAATTGCGCTGATTACGGATGATGCTTCGGATTCTGCATTGCGACGTTTGCTTTTCGATTCCGGAGAAGATTTGGAAGACTTGTTCACACTTTGTAAGTCGGACATCACGACCAAGAATTATTCTAAGCAAGCTAAGTTCAAAAAGAATTTTGAATACGTTGCGCAGAAAATCAAAGAAGTTGAGGAGAAAGACCAAGTTCGAAACTTTCAACCACCGATTTCGGGTGAGGAAATTATGGAACTTTTTGGTTTAAATCCTGGCAGAGAAATCGGAATTCTGAAAGAAAAAGTAAAAGAAGCAATTTTGGAAGGCGAAATTCAAAATGACAAGGTTGAAGCCAGAGAATTTGTGATTAATGAAGCTGAGAAATTAGGATTGACTTTAGTAAAATAA